The Aliiroseovarius pelagivivens genome contains a region encoding:
- a CDS encoding SURF1 family protein → MRQAITIILSLAVLTLFVGLGTWQVQRLQWKEGVLANIDARIAADPVSLPDTPDKAQDTYLPVIVSGSFGEGTLRVLVSTKQAGAGYRLISPFLTEQGAILIDRGFIRVADEMPPVPEGPVQIEGNLHWPADRLSSTPENDVAGNTWFARDLDQMAEVLGTQPIFIITRHMTPPEPRVLPLPVTSDGVPNRHLEYAGTWFLLALTWSMMTLTLLWRKKRRNT, encoded by the coding sequence ATGCGCCAAGCTATCACGATCATCCTTAGCCTTGCGGTCCTGACCCTGTTTGTCGGGCTGGGCACTTGGCAGGTGCAGCGTCTGCAATGGAAAGAGGGCGTGCTGGCCAATATCGACGCCCGTATCGCGGCCGACCCGGTGTCCCTGCCGGATACGCCAGACAAGGCCCAAGACACCTATCTTCCGGTTATTGTCAGTGGCAGTTTTGGCGAAGGTACGCTGCGCGTGCTGGTGTCCACCAAACAGGCCGGAGCAGGGTATCGTTTGATTTCACCTTTTCTGACCGAGCAGGGCGCGATCCTGATCGACAGGGGCTTCATCCGTGTGGCAGACGAGATGCCGCCGGTGCCTGAAGGCCCGGTCCAGATTGAGGGCAACCTGCACTGGCCTGCTGACCGGCTTAGCTCGACCCCGGAAAACGATGTGGCAGGCAATACATGGTTTGCCCGTGACCTTGACCAAATGGCGGAAGTGCTGGGCACCCAACCGATCTTTATCATCACCCGCCATATGACCCCACCCGAGCCGCGTGTGCTTCCACTTCCCGTCACCTCGGACGGGGTTCCGAACCGACACCTTGAATACGCAGGCACATGGTTTTTGTTGGCCCTGACATGGTCGATGATGACACTTACTCTGCTTTGGCGTAAGAAACGCCGAAACACCTGA
- a CDS encoding cytochrome c oxidase subunit 3 — MAHAKNHDFHILPPSVNPFLGAVAGFVMLFGAVQWMANGTPWLFFAGLAGVLYVMFAWWSDVVHEGETGDHTSVVKIGLRYGVILFIMSEVMFFVAWFWSFFKHAMYPMTEGSPAIDGVWPPVGIETFDPWHLPLINTLILLLSGCAVTWAHHAIAHENNRKDLVWGLTLAVILGVIFTIFQAYEYSHAAFDFSGNIYGANFFMATGFHGFHVIVGTIFLFICLLRAMKGHFTPESHVGFEAAAWYWHFVDVVWLFLFAAVYIWGG, encoded by the coding sequence ATGGCACATGCAAAGAACCACGATTTTCACATTCTGCCGCCTTCGGTAAACCCGTTTCTGGGTGCTGTAGCTGGCTTCGTCATGCTGTTTGGCGCTGTTCAATGGATGGCCAATGGCACGCCTTGGCTGTTCTTCGCCGGCCTGGCTGGCGTTCTCTATGTCATGTTCGCCTGGTGGTCGGACGTTGTGCATGAAGGCGAAACCGGTGACCACACTTCGGTCGTGAAAATCGGTCTGCGCTATGGCGTTATCCTGTTCATCATGTCCGAAGTCATGTTCTTCGTCGCGTGGTTCTGGAGCTTCTTCAAGCACGCCATGTACCCGATGACGGAAGGCTCGCCCGCGATCGACGGTGTTTGGCCGCCGGTTGGCATCGAAACCTTCGACCCGTGGCATCTGCCGCTGATCAACACGCTGATCCTGCTGCTGTCGGGCTGTGCCGTGACCTGGGCGCACCACGCAATTGCACATGAAAACAACCGCAAAGACCTTGTTTGGGGTCTGACCTTGGCGGTGATCCTGGGCGTGATCTTCACCATCTTCCAGGCCTACGAATACAGCCACGCTGCCTTTGACTTCTCGGGCAACATCTATGGCGCCAACTTCTTCATGGCCACTGGCTTCCACGGTTTCCACGTGATCGTCGGTACCATCTTCCTGTTCATCTGCCTTCTGCGCGCGATGAAGGGTCACTTCACTCCGGAAAGCCACGTCGGCTTCGAAGCCGCCGCTTGGTACTGGCACTTCGTTGACGTTGTATGGCTGTTCCTGTTCGCCGCTGTTTACATCTGGGGCGGTTGA
- the cyoE gene encoding heme o synthase yields the protein MTDASIQSTKTETGEAGFGDYFALLKPRVMSLVVFTALVGLLVAPVGVNPVVGLASILFIAVGGGASGALNMWWDADIDRKMKRTLTRPIPSGKVEEGEAFAIGITLSVMAVVMLGLASNMMAAALLAFTIFFYVVIYTMWLKRWTPQNIVIGGAAGAFPPMIGWAVATGGISIESVLMFALTFAWTPPHFWALALFTKGDYANAGVPMLTVTHGRKATRAHILGYTFALAAVAIALGLTSVGGPTYMVIALVLNAMFIKGAWDVFRRTDANSDADSHKAERGLFKLSLAYLFLHYGALLVEASLKPFGLGGWG from the coding sequence ATGACTGACGCCAGCATCCAATCCACCAAGACCGAAACCGGCGAAGCCGGGTTTGGCGACTATTTCGCGCTGCTGAAACCGCGTGTGATGTCGCTGGTGGTGTTCACGGCCCTTGTCGGGCTGCTGGTCGCGCCGGTTGGCGTGAACCCAGTGGTTGGATTGGCCTCGATCCTGTTCATCGCCGTAGGTGGTGGTGCTTCGGGCGCTTTGAACATGTGGTGGGACGCTGACATCGACCGCAAGATGAAGCGCACGCTGACCCGCCCGATCCCGTCGGGCAAAGTCGAAGAAGGCGAGGCGTTTGCCATCGGCATCACCCTGTCGGTCATGGCCGTCGTAATGTTGGGGCTGGCCTCGAACATGATGGCCGCAGCCTTGCTGGCCTTCACCATTTTCTTCTATGTCGTGATCTACACGATGTGGCTAAAGCGCTGGACCCCGCAGAACATCGTGATCGGTGGCGCGGCGGGCGCGTTCCCTCCGATGATCGGTTGGGCTGTCGCCACGGGCGGGATCTCGATCGAAAGCGTCCTGATGTTTGCTCTGACTTTCGCATGGACGCCGCCCCATTTCTGGGCGCTGGCGCTGTTCACCAAGGGTGATTATGCCAACGCTGGCGTGCCGATGCTGACCGTGACCCACGGCCGTAAAGCAACCCGCGCGCACATCCTTGGCTATACCTTTGCGCTGGCTGCCGTAGCTATCGCGCTTGGCCTGACCTCGGTTGGTGGCCCCACCTATATGGTGATCGCGCTGGTTCTGAACGCTATGTTCATCAAAGGTGCGTGGGACGTGTTCCGCCGCACCGATGCAAACAGCGACGCGGACAGTCACAAGGCCGAACGCGGTCTATTCAAACTGTCGCTGGCGTACCTGTTCCTGCACTATGGCGCGTTGCTGGTTGAAGCTTCGTTGAAACCCTTCGGACTGGGGGGCTGGGGCTGA
- a CDS encoding DUF418 domain-containing protein translates to MNRLNGVDIARYLAFLGMVLVNFRLVAEVSSGSDIGSLITDNLEGRAAALFVILAGVGVSLGKPAWHLTLRRAIFLFTVGMLNMLIFDADILHFYALYFIVAMAFMRSSSNWLLVGVAGFIVIAFAAQLVLDFDQGWNWNTLSYADFWTVEGFLRHSLFNGWHPVFPWAAFLLWGMWLGRLPLGRWTVQIGMVLGGALVAIAAHKASNGLISDPEIGALMGTEPVPAGPLYMLASGATAVAFLGAVLLITPILLVLPIFRRLCDGMIVAGRQTLTHYVAHILIGMGALEAFGLLDGSLHPMQIFWISIAYCAFAALFSWLWSHKFRRGPLEAAMRLITEGKT, encoded by the coding sequence GTGAACCGCCTGAACGGCGTCGACATAGCCCGATATCTTGCGTTTCTTGGCATGGTTTTGGTGAACTTTCGTCTGGTTGCCGAGGTTTCTTCGGGTTCCGATATTGGTTCGCTGATCACCGACAACTTGGAAGGTCGCGCCGCCGCGTTGTTCGTTATTCTGGCCGGCGTTGGCGTCAGTCTTGGCAAGCCCGCATGGCACCTGACCCTGCGCCGCGCCATCTTTCTGTTTACCGTCGGCATGTTGAACATGTTGATCTTCGACGCCGATATCCTGCATTTCTATGCGCTCTATTTCATCGTCGCGATGGCGTTTATGCGCAGCTCAAGCAACTGGCTTTTGGTGGGGGTCGCCGGTTTCATCGTGATTGCCTTTGCGGCTCAGCTCGTATTGGACTTCGATCAAGGCTGGAATTGGAACACGCTAAGCTATGCCGATTTCTGGACCGTCGAAGGCTTCCTTCGCCATTCCCTTTTCAACGGTTGGCACCCGGTATTCCCATGGGCGGCGTTTCTGCTTTGGGGCATGTGGCTGGGGCGACTGCCACTGGGACGTTGGACGGTGCAGATCGGCATGGTGCTGGGCGGAGCTCTGGTGGCGATTGCGGCTCATAAAGCCAGCAATGGTCTGATCAGTGATCCCGAGATTGGCGCCCTGATGGGTACCGAGCCCGTTCCGGCAGGGCCGCTTTACATGCTGGCTAGCGGGGCCACCGCCGTGGCGTTTCTAGGTGCAGTGCTGCTGATCACGCCAATATTGCTGGTTCTGCCTATCTTTCGTCGCCTTTGCGACGGCATGATCGTGGCCGGGCGCCAAACTCTGACCCACTATGTCGCGCATATCTTAATCGGCATGGGGGCGCTCGAGGCGTTCGGTCTACTCGACGGTTCGCTTCATCCGATGCAAATATTCTGGATCTCGATCGCCTATTGCGCATTTGCCGCGTTGTTCAGCTGGCTATGGTCGCATAAGTTCAGACGCGGGCCACTTGAGGCCGCCATGCGTCTGATCACCGAGGGGAAAACATGA
- a CDS encoding FAD-binding oxidoreductase translates to MRSVDEAIEAQLRAALPIAAFRPLTPAYLEEPRGLFHGDGGLLIAPGTVDEVSTILRACNDAHVPVVPFGGGTGLVGGQVMQNARPVILSLERMTRIRAVHPTENVLVAEAGAILADVQSAAEGAERLFPLSLASEGSCRIGGCLSTNAGGVNVLRYGTARELCLGVEAVLPDGTIHHGLKRLRKDNTGYDLRALLCGAEGTLGVITAASLRLFPRPARTGTALLCVRDPSAALELLALAQAQLGQGISAFELIKGTGLEFLAEAGMGGPQPFAETPEWSVLIDLGLGPSDDPEAALLTLFEAALEEGRVSDGVIAQSQSQRTALWKLREEIPLANKAVGAISSHDISLPLSQVPAFLTRADDALAGLGPFRVNAFGHLGDGNLHYNVFPPVGEDKSTYLSQRDAIRTAVYDLVEVYGGSFSAEHGIGRLKTGELARYGDPARLAAMRAIKRALDPYGIMNPGVIFPQA, encoded by the coding sequence GTGAGATCTGTCGATGAAGCCATCGAAGCACAGTTGCGCGCGGCCTTGCCGATCGCCGCTTTCCGTCCCCTGACCCCAGCCTATCTGGAAGAACCGCGTGGGCTGTTTCACGGCGACGGTGGTTTGCTCATCGCGCCTGGAACAGTAGACGAGGTTTCCACCATTCTTCGGGCCTGCAACGATGCGCACGTGCCCGTCGTGCCCTTTGGCGGCGGCACAGGGCTGGTTGGCGGGCAGGTGATGCAAAACGCCCGCCCGGTGATCCTAAGCCTCGAACGAATGACCCGCATCCGTGCCGTTCATCCCACCGAGAATGTTCTGGTGGCTGAGGCTGGGGCCATTCTGGCCGATGTCCAATCTGCAGCTGAAGGCGCAGAGCGGTTGTTCCCGCTGTCGCTGGCATCCGAAGGGTCTTGTCGCATTGGCGGGTGCCTGTCGACCAATGCGGGCGGCGTGAACGTGCTGCGCTATGGCACCGCGCGCGAGCTGTGTCTGGGGGTCGAAGCCGTTCTGCCCGATGGAACCATCCATCACGGGCTGAAGCGGCTGCGCAAGGACAACACGGGCTATGATCTGCGCGCACTTCTCTGTGGTGCCGAGGGCACTCTGGGTGTGATCACCGCCGCAAGCTTGCGTCTGTTTCCACGTCCCGCGCGCACGGGCACCGCGCTTTTGTGCGTGCGTGATCCGTCTGCGGCACTAGAGCTTTTGGCGCTGGCACAAGCCCAATTGGGGCAGGGGATCAGTGCGTTTGAATTGATTAAAGGCACTGGGCTGGAGTTTCTAGCCGAGGCCGGAATGGGCGGACCGCAGCCCTTTGCCGAGACGCCAGAGTGGTCCGTGCTGATCGACCTGGGCCTTGGCCCGTCCGATGACCCGGAAGCTGCGCTTCTGACGCTTTTTGAGGCTGCATTGGAAGAGGGACGGGTGTCCGATGGTGTCATTGCACAGTCCCAATCCCAACGCACCGCCCTATGGAAACTGCGCGAGGAAATTCCGTTGGCAAACAAGGCAGTGGGGGCGATCAGCTCGCATGATATTTCGCTGCCCCTGTCGCAGGTCCCTGCCTTTCTGACCCGCGCGGATGACGCGCTTGCTGGACTCGGCCCATTCCGCGTTAACGCCTTTGGACATCTTGGTGACGGAAATCTGCACTACAACGTCTTCCCACCAGTGGGGGAAGACAAATCCACCTACCTCTCGCAGCGCGATGCCATTCGCACCGCCGTCTATGATTTGGTGGAAGTCTATGGCGGATCCTTCAGCGCCGAACACGGCATAGGCCGTTTGAAAACGGGTGAGCTTGCCCGCTATGGCGATCCCGCCCGCTTAGCCGCCATGCGCGCGATCAAACGGGCGCTAGACCCCTACGGGATCATGAATCCGGGCGTGATCTTTCCACAAGCCTGA
- a CDS encoding GNAT family N-acetyltransferase: MFSRPKKVRIETERMTLRPPLHGDYRAWAALRVASRDFLTPWEPTWAADHLTRKSFTNRVYWANRSVSSGTALPLFMFRRQDGVLLGALTLDNIRRGPSQAGTTGYWVGERFARQGYMREGLEALVHYAFNELDLSRLEAGCLPENTASRGVLEKVGYKYEGVAQSYLQINGRWRNHVLYANLRSDRRGRTQAG, translated from the coding sequence ATGTTTTCGCGGCCCAAGAAGGTTCGGATCGAAACCGAACGCATGACCCTGCGCCCGCCCCTGCATGGTGACTATCGCGCATGGGCAGCGCTTCGGGTTGCAAGCCGGGACTTCCTGACTCCATGGGAGCCCACATGGGCTGCCGATCACCTGACCCGCAAAAGTTTCACAAATCGCGTATATTGGGCCAATCGTTCGGTCTCAAGCGGCACGGCACTTCCACTTTTCATGTTTCGCCGGCAGGACGGCGTGCTGCTGGGTGCGTTGACGCTCGACAACATTCGCCGCGGACCGTCGCAGGCCGGTACAACCGGATACTGGGTCGGCGAACGATTTGCGCGGCAGGGCTATATGCGCGAAGGGCTTGAGGCGCTGGTGCATTATGCTTTCAACGAGCTTGACCTGTCGCGGCTGGAAGCGGGCTGTCTGCCAGAAAACACCGCATCGCGCGGGGTGCTGGAAAAGGTTGGCTACAAATACGAAGGCGTGGCGCAAAGCTATCTTCAGATCAACGGGCGCTGGCGCAATCACGTGCTCTATGCCAACCTCAGGTCAGATCGGCGCGGGCGCACACAAGCGGGCTAG
- a CDS encoding M16 family metallopeptidase, protein MTVRLDRLPNGVRVVTEFMPGLESASLGVWVMAGGRHETQAQNGIAHFLEHMAFKGTQKRNALEIAEAIEDVGGYINAYTSREVTAYYVRVLKDDVALGLDVISDIVLNPVFDTGEIEIERGVILQEIGQALDTPDDVVFDWLQEAAFPEQPIGRTILGPSERVKSFGRDDLSGFVGQHYGPEQLILSAAGAVDHDEILRLAEAAFGALAPRPVLVPDTAVWTSGERVEVNDTLEQVHFTLGFEAPSYRDDGFYAAQLFSSALGGGMSSRLFQEVREKRGLCYSIFSQVGSYDDTGMMTVYAGTSGEDIAALSGLCIDEMKRATSDMSDRELERARTQMKAGLLMGLESPSARAERMARLVGIWGHVPTLADTVAKIEAVTLQDLRDFGASLSDSAMAMAVYGPAAKAEPLEALMERRAA, encoded by the coding sequence ATGACCGTGCGTCTAGATCGTCTTCCTAACGGCGTGCGCGTCGTGACCGAATTCATGCCAGGGCTGGAAAGCGCCTCTCTTGGGGTGTGGGTCATGGCGGGTGGACGCCACGAAACGCAGGCCCAAAACGGCATCGCGCATTTCCTTGAGCATATGGCCTTCAAAGGCACCCAAAAGCGCAACGCGCTTGAGATTGCCGAGGCGATCGAAGACGTGGGCGGGTACATCAACGCCTATACCTCGCGCGAGGTGACGGCCTATTACGTGCGCGTTCTGAAAGATGACGTGGCGCTTGGCCTCGACGTGATTTCGGACATCGTGTTGAACCCTGTCTTTGACACGGGCGAGATCGAGATCGAACGTGGTGTGATCCTGCAGGAAATCGGTCAGGCGCTGGATACGCCCGATGACGTGGTGTTCGACTGGCTGCAAGAAGCGGCCTTTCCCGAGCAGCCCATCGGCCGCACCATTCTTGGCCCATCCGAACGGGTGAAGTCCTTTGGCCGCGATGACTTGTCGGGGTTTGTGGGGCAGCACTATGGCCCCGAGCAGCTGATCCTGTCGGCAGCCGGAGCGGTGGACCACGACGAGATTTTGCGCCTGGCGGAAGCCGCCTTCGGCGCTCTGGCGCCCCGCCCTGTGCTGGTGCCAGACACGGCAGTTTGGACCTCGGGCGAGCGGGTCGAGGTCAATGATACGCTCGAACAAGTGCATTTCACCTTGGGGTTCGAGGCACCTTCGTACCGCGATGATGGATTTTATGCCGCGCAACTCTTCAGTTCCGCCTTGGGCGGCGGCATGTCTTCGCGCCTTTTCCAAGAAGTGCGCGAGAAACGCGGGCTGTGCTATTCGATTTTCTCGCAAGTTGGGTCGTATGACGACACGGGTATGATGACCGTCTATGCGGGCACCTCGGGCGAAGACATCGCCGCCCTGTCTGGCCTGTGCATTGACGAGATGAAACGCGCCACCAGTGACATGTCTGACCGCGAACTAGAGCGTGCGCGCACCCAGATGAAAGCAGGGCTTCTGATGGGATTGGAAAGCCCCTCGGCGCGTGCTGAACGCATGGCGCGTCTGGTTGGGATTTGGGGTCATGTGCCGACTTTGGCCGATACGGTCGCCAAGATCGAAGCCGTAACCCTGCAAGACCTGCGTGATTTTGGTGCGTCCCTGTCAGACAGCGCTATGGCGATGGCCGTCTATGGCCCGGCGGCGAAAGCCGAGCCGCTGGAGGCATTGATGGAAAGGCGCGCGGCCTGA
- a CDS encoding cytochrome c oxidase assembly protein — protein MSLSQHQMTAAKMVGVVILMGSLSWASVPFYDWFCRVTGFGGVTGVAAKASDVVLDRKVLVRFDASKERGMPWDFKPVQREMEIRLGETGLAFYEAYNPTDRPVAGTASYNVAPFSAGGFFTKIDCFCFEQQVLQPGERVTMPVTFYVDPEIIEDDEGKYVNAITLSYTFHETELPEEVASLEAPQTVVQN, from the coding sequence ATGAGCCTTTCGCAGCACCAGATGACGGCAGCCAAGATGGTCGGCGTTGTGATCCTGATGGGATCGCTCAGCTGGGCGTCGGTTCCGTTCTATGACTGGTTCTGCCGGGTTACTGGCTTTGGCGGTGTCACGGGTGTGGCCGCGAAAGCGTCCGACGTGGTGCTGGACCGCAAGGTGCTGGTCCGCTTCGACGCATCGAAAGAACGCGGCATGCCGTGGGATTTCAAACCCGTCCAGCGCGAGATGGAAATTCGTCTGGGTGAAACCGGGTTGGCCTTCTATGAGGCTTACAACCCGACAGACCGCCCGGTCGCCGGCACTGCCAGCTATAACGTCGCCCCGTTCTCGGCTGGCGGCTTTTTCACCAAGATTGACTGCTTCTGCTTTGAACAGCAGGTGCTGCAACCCGGAGAACGCGTGACCATGCCGGTCACCTTCTACGTGGACCCCGAAATTATCGAGGATGACGAGGGCAAATACGTGAATGCGATCACGTTGTCCTACACATTCCACGAAACCGAATTGCCGGAAGAGGTCGCTTCGCTTGAGGCACCCCAGACGGTTGTGCAAAACTGA
- the thrC gene encoding threonine synthase, with translation MRYISTRGDAPVLSFEDAMLTGLARDGGLYVPETVPTMSKAEIAALAGLSYEEIAFRVMRPFVGDTFTDEEFKEIIAKAYAGFGHDARAPLVQLGPNHFLLELFHGPTLAFKDFAMQLIGQLFQVALSRRGEKVTIVGATSGDTGSAAIEAFKGLDAVDVFILFPHGRVSEVQRRQMTTPSESNVHALAMDGDFDDCQARLKDMFNDFDFRDGVKLAGVNSINWARVLAQVVYYFSSAVSLGAPDRKISFTVPTGNFGDIFAGYIAKKMGLPIDQLVIATNQNDILHRTMETGAYTKAGVTPSISPSMDIQVSSNFERALFDAYGRDGKAVAGQMDDLKDGGFSISQGAMEFLKEQFTSGRASEDETMAQIKASFATTGEVLCPHSAIGVKVANEHLGNSPMVTLATAHPAKFPAAVKDACGEDAPLPPRMADLFDRDERVTRVANDLEALKSLILERTGKATPA, from the coding sequence ATGCGCTATATCTCGACCCGCGGCGACGCACCTGTTCTCAGCTTTGAAGACGCCATGCTCACCGGCCTTGCCCGTGACGGCGGCCTTTATGTGCCGGAAACCGTGCCGACCATGTCAAAGGCCGAGATCGCGGCGCTGGCGGGCCTGTCCTATGAAGAGATCGCCTTTCGCGTGATGCGCCCCTTCGTGGGCGACACCTTCACCGATGAGGAATTCAAAGAGATCATCGCCAAGGCATATGCTGGTTTCGGTCACGACGCCCGTGCACCCTTGGTGCAGCTGGGCCCGAACCACTTCCTGTTAGAGCTCTTCCACGGCCCGACGCTCGCCTTCAAAGATTTCGCGATGCAGTTGATTGGCCAACTGTTCCAAGTGGCCCTTAGCCGTCGCGGAGAAAAAGTGACCATCGTCGGCGCGACGTCGGGTGACACCGGGTCTGCGGCGATTGAGGCCTTCAAAGGTCTGGACGCGGTCGACGTGTTCATCCTGTTCCCCCATGGCCGCGTGTCCGAAGTACAGCGCCGTCAGATGACCACGCCGTCGGAAAGCAACGTGCATGCGCTGGCTATGGATGGTGACTTCGACGATTGCCAAGCACGCCTGAAGGACATGTTCAACGATTTCGACTTCCGCGATGGCGTGAAACTTGCCGGTGTGAACTCGATCAACTGGGCACGCGTACTGGCGCAGGTGGTATACTATTTCTCGTCCGCCGTGTCGCTGGGCGCGCCTGATCGCAAGATCAGCTTCACCGTGCCGACTGGCAATTTCGGTGACATCTTCGCAGGCTATATCGCCAAGAAGATGGGCCTGCCGATTGACCAACTGGTGATCGCCACCAACCAAAATGACATCCTGCACCGCACGATGGAAACCGGTGCCTATACCAAGGCGGGCGTCACGCCATCGATCAGCCCGTCGATGGACATTCAGGTGTCCTCGAACTTTGAACGCGCGCTGTTTGACGCATACGGTCGTGACGGCAAAGCCGTTGCCGGTCAAATGGACGATCTCAAGGACGGTGGGTTCTCGATCAGCCAAGGCGCGATGGAGTTCTTGAAAGAGCAGTTCACCTCGGGCCGCGCCTCGGAAGACGAAACCATGGCTCAGATCAAGGCAAGCTTCGCCACAACGGGCGAAGTCCTGTGCCCGCACTCGGCTATTGGCGTGAAAGTCGCCAACGAACATCTGGGCAATAGCCCGATGGTTACGCTGGCCACCGCGCACCCCGCGAAATTCCCGGCTGCCGTGAAAGACGCCTGCGGAGAAGACGCCCCCCTGCCGCCGCGTATGGCGGACCTGTTTGACCGCGACGAGCGCGTGACACGCGTAGCCAACGACCTTGAAGCGTTGAAATCTCTGATTCTAGAGCGCACCGGAAAGGCCACACCTGCATGA
- the coxB gene encoding cytochrome c oxidase subunit II: MMRFSSLFATATAMMTAGVATAQENLEVIGKPVQGGTGFQPAVTSVAEAAQGLDAMINVIIFGITIFVTALLAYVIVRHNRRANPEPATFSHHTPIEIAWTLIPVVILVFIGAFSLPVLFQQQVIPKGDVVIKVTGYQWYWGYEYPEHEFGFDSFLLDKSALEEHGYDQSDYLLATDTAVVVPTGKKVVMQVTAADVIHSWTIPAFGVKQDAVPGRLAELWFEVEPGKEGIYFGQCSELCGKDHAYMPITVKAVTEAEYEAWLKGAIEEYAGDATTLPAIQVASAN; this comes from the coding sequence CAGGAAAATCTTGAGGTGATCGGTAAACCGGTACAAGGCGGCACAGGCTTCCAGCCAGCCGTGACCAGCGTTGCCGAAGCGGCCCAAGGGCTTGATGCTATGATCAATGTGATCATCTTCGGGATTACGATCTTCGTAACTGCTTTGCTGGCCTACGTTATCGTGCGCCACAACCGTCGCGCCAACCCCGAGCCCGCGACCTTCTCGCACCACACGCCGATTGAAATCGCATGGACCCTGATCCCCGTCGTGATCCTGGTCTTCATCGGGGCCTTCTCGCTGCCGGTTCTGTTCCAGCAGCAGGTCATTCCCAAGGGTGACGTTGTGATCAAGGTCACTGGTTATCAGTGGTACTGGGGCTATGAGTATCCCGAGCACGAATTCGGTTTCGACAGCTTCCTGCTGGATAAATCGGCTCTGGAAGAGCACGGATACGATCAGAGCGATTACCTGCTGGCCACCGACACCGCAGTTGTCGTGCCCACCGGCAAGAAAGTTGTGATGCAGGTAACCGCCGCCGACGTGATCCACTCGTGGACCATCCCGGCCTTTGGTGTGAAGCAGGACGCTGTTCCCGGTCGTCTGGCCGAGCTGTGGTTCGAAGTCGAGCCCGGCAAGGAAGGCATCTATTTCGGCCAGTGTTCGGAACTGTGCGGCAAAGACCACGCCTATATGCCGATCACTGTGAAAGCCGTGACCGAGGCCGAGTATGAAGCTTGGCTGAAAGGCGCGATCGAGGAATATGCAGGCGACGCGACCACCTTACCTGCCATTCAGGTCGCATCGGCCAACTGA
- a CDS encoding adenine phosphoribosyltransferase, whose amino-acid sequence MKSVKDYIRTIVDFPHEGILFRDVTTLFSDPRGFRMAVDQMLHPYAGMQIDKVVGLEARGFILGGAIAHQLTLGFVPIRKKGKLPGATLSESYTLEYGEAVMEIHDDAIQPGEKILLVDDLLATGGTAEAGIKLIERMGGEIVGCSFIVDLPELGGRKKLEELGMGVDVLCEFEGL is encoded by the coding sequence ATGAAATCCGTCAAAGACTATATCCGCACCATCGTGGACTTCCCGCATGAAGGGATCCTGTTTCGCGATGTGACCACTTTGTTTTCCGACCCACGAGGGTTTCGAATGGCGGTGGACCAGATGCTGCACCCCTACGCAGGCATGCAGATTGACAAGGTAGTCGGACTTGAGGCGCGCGGCTTCATTCTGGGCGGCGCGATTGCGCATCAGCTGACACTGGGCTTCGTGCCAATTCGCAAGAAAGGCAAGCTGCCGGGGGCGACTTTGTCGGAATCCTATACGCTGGAATATGGCGAGGCCGTGATGGAGATCCATGACGACGCCATTCAGCCCGGTGAAAAGATATTGCTGGTGGACGATCTGCTGGCTACGGGTGGCACGGCCGAAGCTGGGATCAAACTGATCGAGCGTATGGGCGGCGAGATCGTGGGCTGTTCCTTCATCGTCGATCTGCCGGAACTGGGCGGGCGCAAGAAGCTGGAAGAACTTGGCATGGGCGTCGATGTTTTGTGCGAATTCGAAGGGCTGTGA